The Inediibacterium massiliense genome includes the window TTGCAAGTTTCCTTTACAACTTTATTAAACAACTACACTTCTATAACTCTATACATCCTTTATCTATAAGGGATTGTAATCCTTTTAATGCTCCAAACTTAGCATGTTCATAAGTAAGTCCACCTTGAAAATAAACAGCATATGGTTCTTTGATAGGAGCATCTGCACTAAGCTCTATAGATGATCCTTGGACAAAAGCTCCTGCTGCCATAATCACAGGACTATCATATCCTGGCATATTCCAAGGAACAGGAGTTACAAATCCATCTACTGGAGCTGCTCCTTGTATTCCTTCACAAAATGCAACTACAGCTTCTGGACTTCTAAGCTTGATAGCTTGTATAATATCACTTCTTTTTTCATCAAAACTTGGAGATACTTCATATCCTAAATGGTCAAATAATTTTGCGCAAAATATTGCTCCCTTTATAGCTTCACTTACAACGTGAGGAGCTAAAAATAATCCTTGGAACATACTTCTTGTCATTCCAAATGTCAGTCCACATTCTTTTCCAATTCCAGGAGATGTCATACGATAAGAAATCATTTCAATCAAATCTTTTCTTCCTACAATATATCCTCCTGTAAGAGCCAATCCTCCACCTGGATTTTTAATTAAAGATCCTGCTAGAATATCTACCCCTACCTCTGTAGGCTCTATAGTATCTAAAAATTCTCCATAGCAATT containing:
- a CDS encoding aminotransferase class I/II-fold pyridoxal phosphate-dependent enzyme, which gives rise to MGIYTKEFLKKHMNISEKVVDLAQKIEEEVKDQFEKINDIRELNQYKVLKVMQDMRVSDMHFQWNTGYGYNDPGREKIEEVYAALFKAEDAIVRPTIVNGTHALTLCLTGILRPNDEMLSVTGRPYDTLEEVIGIRGDYNGSLKEFGVTYKEIGFLEDGSIDIEKMKQSITPKTKMVYMQRSTGYSFRKAVQIEDMKKVVEVAKKINPNIICMVDNCYGEFLDTIEPTEVGVDILAGSLIKNPGGGLALTGGYIVGRKDLIEMISYRMTSPGIGKECGLTFGMTRSMFQGLFLAPHVVSEAIKGAIFCAKLFDHLGYEVSPSFDEKRSDIIQAIKLRSPEAVVAFCEGIQGAAPVDGFVTPVPWNMPGYDSPVIMAAGAFVQGSSIELSADAPIKEPYAVYFQGGLTYEHAKFGALKGLQSLIDKGCIEL